Proteins encoded together in one Chloroflexota bacterium window:
- a CDS encoding Dna2/Cas4 domain-containing protein, translating to MDAILPGFGIVCLLVAIALWLWARRGRAASGLPTGEVVYVDTRAWDRTERPLFSRAHRLTGKPDYLVREGRSIIPVEVKSRAAPEAPYRSHILQLAVYGLLVEEALGAPAPYGLIHYRDRTFRVPLTAQLRAELLATVDAMRRDLRARNVRRSHERPERCARCGFRDACDDALD from the coding sequence ATGGACGCCATCCTGCCCGGCTTCGGCATCGTCTGCCTGCTCGTCGCGATCGCGCTCTGGCTGTGGGCCCGGCGCGGGCGCGCCGCGTCCGGTTTGCCAACCGGCGAGGTCGTGTACGTGGACACGCGGGCGTGGGACCGCACGGAACGCCCGCTCTTCTCTCGCGCGCACCGGCTGACCGGCAAGCCGGACTACCTCGTGCGCGAGGGCCGCAGCATCATCCCCGTTGAGGTGAAGTCGCGCGCCGCCCCGGAGGCGCCGTACCGCTCACACATCCTGCAACTGGCGGTGTACGGCCTGCTGGTCGAGGAAGCGCTCGGCGCGCCTGCGCCGTACGGGCTGATACACTACCGCGATCGCACCTTCCGCGTGCCGCTGACCGCGCAGTTGCGCGCCGAACTGCTCGCCACCGTCGACGCGATGCGGCGCGATCTGCGCGCCCGCAACGTGCGCCGCAGCCACGAACGGCCGGAGCGCTGCGCGCGCTGCGGCTTCCGCGACGCGTGCGACGACGCGCTGGATTAG